The DNA segment ACTGTAAGGCCCGCCTGTCTTTTCGGGTCATTCGATAAAATACGCATGGCAGCCGACTTTTTTCCATAAGAGATCGCCGTGAGACCCACATTCATGATGCACTCCCCTGCCGCCGGGACCCGGGCGCAGTCCGTATGGGAAAAATCAATGTAATCCCTTCCAAAGAGCGTGATCCCGTCGATCGAGAGCTCCCCTGTCCCAATATTACGCACCCTGAGGGACTTACGGCTCTCATTGCCTGCCTTTATGGGTCCGAAACTGAGGTTGGCGGGGGTAACAACCATGCGCGCGGGTAATTGAAAAGAGGCGCTTACGACTTTGTCGCCCGTCAGCGTTACCGAGCAGACTGCGCCGTCCGTGGTGTCGCACCCGTTCCATCCATTAAAAACCACACGGGCCGAGCCCGCGGCTATTGCCGTTACAATCGAGCCCTCGGGATAACGGCCGGCTCCTCCCGCGGTCTTCCAGGCAGGACCGGACAAGGCCACCTTACCGCCCCCGGCCCCTTCTCCCACCTTATTTACCGTAAGGAGGTGCATGGGCTGAGTGGCGTACGCGATCGTATAGCTGCCGAAGGCCACGTTGTTCGTGAGCTCGGAATAGGCGATTCGAAAAAAACCGGCTTCCCCCCATTCCGCGCCCCAGCTGTTCTTCGCGATAAAACATTGCTCCCGGTCATCATAGCCTATTATCAATGGCGCGTGAAGACCCGCGAAGGCGCCGGTCGTATAGGAGTAAACTCCGGACACATAGGCAAAAAAGTCGTTGAATACCTTCATTGAAGTGACGACAGGCCCATACGCGATGAGAGCCGCTTTCAGCGCATCCACGGACGGCTCGGTGGAGACCACATAAGCCCAGCCGGTGATTTTCACGGTGCCGTCTCTCCAATCGGACTGGGCTGAGCTGCAGGCGCCGTCAGTGCCCGTGTAGGGATAGCATGTTTCGGGAGGCAGGCCGGTGGAAGCGAGGAAATCGGAGGTGCGGTCCATGTAGCCGCCGCTGCAGTTTCCTACGAGGGGCCCGCCGCAGGAGACGAGGATCTGCTCCGCAAGATTAAGGTCGGTTCCCGGAGTTCCCCGGACTCTCAAATGGGCGGCCTCCAGGGCGGCCGTTGCTCCGAAGGCCCAGCAGGAGCCGCAGGCCCCCTGGTCTCTCGGGGGCGTGACGAAGTTGCCCCCCTCGTTTCTCCAGTCGAAGTGAGCGGGAAGGGACGCCGCCTCTGCGGCCCTCGCCCAGGCC comes from the Syntrophorhabdaceae bacterium genome and includes:
- a CDS encoding C1 family peptidase, which produces MKPLSLIFVLVMVLLFLQNVHGDEVGDIKTAIGAKRASWTAGETPLMGMAEEERRSRLGMLPPVVTEEQTEASAAWARAAEAASLPAHFDWRNEGGNFVTPPRDQGACGSCWAFGATAALEAAHLRVRGTPGTDLNLAEQILVSCGGPLVGNCSGGYMDRTSDFLASTGLPPETCYPYTGTDGACSSAQSDWRDGTVKITGWAYVVSTEPSVDALKAALIAYGPVVTSMKVFNDFFAYVSGVYSYTTGAFAGLHAPLIIGYDDREQCFIAKNSWGAEWGEAGFFRIAYSELTNNVAFGSYTIAYATQPMHLLTVNKVGEGAGGGKVALSGPAWKTAGGAGRYPEGSIVTAIAAGSARVVFNGWNGCDTTDGAVCSVTLTGDKVVSASFQLPARMVVTPANLSFGPIKAGNESRKSLRVRNIGTGELSIDGITLFGRDYIDFSHTDCARVPAAGECIMNVGLTAISYGKKSAAMRILSNDPKRQAGLTVPLSGNALPPRMSVSPGAFRFGAAPVGGTPLTKNISVRNTGLSDLIVGVPVIDGVHASDFSLSGTCPVIVSQGTGGVPCVLSLSFRPGAKGVRRASLTIPSNDPARLTTPLLLNLTGQGR